In Caldisphaera lagunensis DSM 15908, a single genomic region encodes these proteins:
- a CDS encoding nucleotidyltransferase domain-containing protein, which produces MFEGWHIKTKHNNKEIIWIIKGYEHPKEGFISIPYRISGKRVNINEIYEEIKDYYLYLDCVGKEVPVVKRNEILKYYDPKEIFIKNVNILPKNIIELVEFLKVEYAGLVGSYLLGYQKKNSDVDLILYGNNNEIYENLLQMKREGLIFNCIDRYDKVSDTMTRSEYELFAQRRVLDSCYKGIPYTIRILRQIYSEECRSIYKTLKSFKGEIEIYDNKENFLVPSIYLANSIDLGKVEIMTWHTRYMELPLGRYYIEGVVQLNVKDNRLIVVPDQGGRIDPIEIWS; this is translated from the coding sequence ATGTTTGAAGGTTGGCACATAAAAACAAAACATAATAATAAGGAAATCATTTGGATAATTAAAGGGTATGAGCATCCAAAGGAAGGATTTATTTCAATACCTTATAGGATCTCGGGAAAAAGAGTTAATATTAATGAAATATATGAAGAAATAAAGGATTACTATTTATATTTAGATTGTGTTGGAAAAGAAGTACCTGTCGTGAAGAGGAATGAAATCTTAAAATATTATGATCCAAAAGAAATTTTTATAAAAAATGTTAATATTTTGCCAAAAAATATTATTGAGTTGGTCGAATTTCTTAAAGTGGAATATGCTGGACTTGTTGGAAGTTATTTACTAGGTTATCAGAAAAAGAATAGCGATGTGGATCTAATTTTATATGGTAATAATAATGAAATTTATGAAAACCTTTTACAAATGAAAAGAGAAGGACTAATATTTAATTGTATAGATAGATATGATAAGGTTTCAGATACAATGACGCGTAGTGAATATGAATTGTTTGCTCAAAGAAGGGTTTTAGATTCATGCTATAAGGGTATTCCATATACTATAAGAATATTAAGGCAGATTTATTCAGAAGAATGCAGGAGCATATATAAAACTCTTAAAAGTTTTAAAGGAGAAATAGAAATCTATGATAATAAAGAAAATTTCTTAGTACCAAGCATATATTTGGCAAATAGTATAGATCTAGGCAAAGTAGAAATAATGACGTGGCATACTAGGTATATGGAACTTCCATTAGGCAGATATTATATTGAAGGTGTTGTTCAACTTAATGTAAAAGATAATAGATTGATTGTTGTACCCGATCAAGGTGGTAGGATTGATCCTATCGAGATTTGGTCATGA
- a CDS encoding nucleotidyltransferase domain-containing protein: MILSRFGHDSTIITKDLIIGVEIGIQSPEGLIPIIPKYVSCNKSSWKRHTLNFCRILLEYGPSGISDAIKNSKIKMIYDPIYRTQMPYIKQENILIYNNPKSVFKEIFLNSSNGLRYNEESIFNLINELDIDNIGITGSYALGMQFEGSDIDLVIYGEKNSELFYDIFKNKAKIIECKNSFGGVIINGPCIPWRRGLYKNKAYSWTGVPENIASHCNALNNYNRIEIPNKVKDLNITIPEGQIGALLYPPCVKDVNGRYVISFEYNAGYLLYMGGNLKISGLSNEKIIVIGVREYPGKISTQ, encoded by the coding sequence TTGATCCTATCGAGATTTGGTCATGACTCCACAATTATAACCAAGGATTTAATAATAGGGGTAGAGATTGGGATACAGTCTCCTGAAGGATTGATACCGATTATTCCAAAATATGTATCATGTAATAAGAGCTCATGGAAAAGACATACATTAAATTTTTGTAGAATATTGTTGGAATACGGTCCTTCTGGAATAAGTGATGCAATAAAGAACTCTAAAATTAAAATGATTTACGATCCTATATATAGAACTCAAATGCCCTACATTAAACAAGAGAACATACTTATATATAACAATCCTAAAAGCGTATTTAAAGAGATTTTTTTGAATTCATCAAATGGTTTAAGGTATAATGAAGAATCAATATTTAATTTAATAAATGAACTTGATATAGATAATATAGGAATAACGGGATCTTATGCCTTAGGAATGCAATTTGAAGGATCAGATATAGATTTGGTTATATATGGGGAGAAAAATTCTGAACTTTTTTATGATATTTTTAAAAATAAGGCAAAAATAATTGAATGTAAAAATTCATTTGGAGGTGTGATCATAAATGGACCGTGTATACCATGGAGAAGGGGGTTATATAAAAACAAGGCATATAGCTGGACTGGCGTTCCAGAAAACATAGCTTCTCATTGTAATGCATTGAATAATTATAATAGAATAGAAATCCCTAACAAAGTAAAAGACTTAAATATAACAATACCAGAAGGACAGATTGGTGCATTGTTATATCCTCCATGCGTAAAAGATGTAAATGGAAGATACGTAATATCTTTTGAGTACAATGCTGGTTATTTGCTTTATATGGGTGGAAATCTTAAAATTTCAGGACTTTCCAATGAGAAAATTATAGTTATAGGTGTAAGGGAATATCCTGGAAAAATATCAACACAATAA
- the hxlB gene encoding 6-phospho-3-hexuloisomerase, whose amino-acid sequence MVSSLDNESQNHTAIVAMKEIANFVIKASEIIDTKEVDNFVSLLIDTYNNKAKVLVMGAGRSGLVGKAFAMRLLHMGFSSYVLGETIVPSISKGDLAIAISGSGRTQLIVDAADAAKKVGSKVVALTTFPDSPLGSIADVIVKIPGRSKISKMDDYFARQILGLHEPFAPLGTLFEDTTMIFLDGVVYHLMSRLNISEDQMRNRHANVEF is encoded by the coding sequence ATGGTGAGTTCTTTGGATAATGAAAGTCAAAATCATACAGCAATAGTTGCGATGAAAGAGATAGCGAATTTTGTAATAAAGGCATCTGAAATAATTGATACAAAAGAAGTGGACAATTTTGTTAGCTTACTCATCGACACATATAATAATAAGGCTAAGGTTTTAGTGATGGGTGCAGGAAGGAGCGGATTAGTAGGGAAAGCATTTGCAATGAGATTGCTTCATATGGGGTTCAGCTCGTACGTTTTAGGAGAAACAATAGTTCCAAGCATTTCTAAGGGCGATTTAGCAATTGCAATTTCAGGATCAGGAAGAACTCAACTAATTGTAGATGCCGCTGATGCAGCTAAGAAAGTGGGATCTAAAGTGGTAGCTCTAACAACATTCCCAGATTCTCCTCTAGGCAGCATAGCAGATGTTATTGTTAAAATACCTGGAAGATCTAAGATTAGTAAAATGGATGATTACTTTGCTAGGCAAATATTAGGTTTACATGAACCTTTTGCTCCCCTTGGAACATTATTTGAAGATACTACCATGATATTTTTGGATGGAGTTGTTTATCATTTAATGTCTAGGCTTAACATTAGTGAGGACCAGATGCGTAATAGACATGCAAATGTAGAATTCTAA
- a CDS encoding glycosyltransferase, whose amino-acid sequence MTIENIIQAVKTTELAANNAFSSSPYLKYAVAADWTAISAYAIVLIITLTIYNSKKEKERANNVALVIVSIASKKVKNVLYKNINHHKKLKIPMYLVIDEGAELQEDLSKLSGINLVIVPKSFRKDLFGKGRALRYFVENFVKPDFWYVFLDDDNLILNNSFLYEIPYYEKKGYVAFNPVLLPRKGKSYMAYIMDFARYLDDISFFRLFTGLVKKPYVGLHGELLGVKGSFLLEVNAFNKPSKVEDFLFSIDVVKNSGKTWQSNTKVSILSPNSIKDLIKQRARWYSGMMEDSKYAPITMRIIIAFKTFARTLGLIGLWILLPFVNYYIVALILIPSSLVYWVVYIYGVKKSGKLRYIVTLPIFGLLEGLGLIYGLTRIGKREFIIIDKTL is encoded by the coding sequence TTGACGATTGAAAATATAATTCAGGCCGTTAAAACCACTGAACTTGCAGCAAATAACGCATTTTCTTCATCACCTTACCTTAAATATGCCGTTGCTGCAGATTGGACCGCGATTTCTGCCTATGCAATAGTTCTCATTATTACTTTAACAATATATAATTCAAAAAAGGAAAAAGAAAGAGCAAATAATGTTGCTCTGGTTATTGTTAGCATAGCAAGTAAAAAAGTGAAGAATGTTCTCTATAAAAATATAAATCATCATAAAAAATTGAAGATTCCTATGTATCTAGTTATAGATGAAGGGGCTGAGCTACAGGAGGATCTTTCTAAACTAAGTGGGATCAACCTTGTTATAGTTCCTAAATCTTTTAGAAAGGATTTATTTGGTAAGGGTAGGGCCTTAAGATATTTTGTTGAAAATTTTGTTAAACCAGATTTTTGGTATGTATTTCTTGACGATGATAACTTGATATTGAATAACTCTTTTTTATATGAAATACCATATTATGAAAAGAAAGGTTATGTTGCGTTTAATCCTGTTCTCTTGCCTAGAAAAGGCAAATCTTACATGGCTTATATTATGGATTTTGCTAGATATTTAGATGATATCTCATTTTTCAGGCTTTTTACAGGCTTAGTAAAAAAGCCCTATGTGGGCCTTCATGGAGAATTGTTAGGAGTTAAAGGATCCTTCCTTTTAGAAGTAAACGCGTTTAATAAGCCCAGCAAAGTAGAAGATTTCCTTTTTTCAATAGATGTAGTTAAAAATAGTGGCAAAACATGGCAAAGCAATACAAAGGTTAGCATATTAAGTCCAAATTCTATAAAAGATTTAATAAAGCAAAGAGCTAGATGGTATTCTGGTATGATGGAAGATTCTAAATATGCTCCGATAACTATGAGAATTATTATAGCTTTCAAAACCTTTGCAAGAACCCTCGGTTTAATTGGATTATGGATTTTACTTCCTTTTGTAAACTATTATATCGTTGCTCTAATTTTAATACCAAGCAGTCTGGTATATTGGGTTGTCTATATCTATGGAGTAAAGAAATCGGGCAAACTAAGGTATATAGTAACATTGCCAATATTTGGTTTATTAGAAGGTTTAGGATTAATTTATGGATTAACTAGAATAGGGAAAAGGGAGTTTATAATTATTGATAAGACTTTATGA
- a CDS encoding RNA methyltransferase produces MKKLRLIMVGIEGSVNLGYLLRLSENFDVDETYLVHPLASAYESFRWAVKASNKIYDVNIVDSLDKALEGVDLSICTSDESSARDVLRIPITPRQASELAEKVNGRVALVLGRESVGLTRDELKKCNLLCTIPSSKKYTALNVSNAGAIMLYELYLAKNKESKFELADKKTVDLIEAYAKALVYDSFEQNELEDIILAVKKVVSKSEKGEASRILKFISKICLKYGCKDKLNDYISKDVRND; encoded by the coding sequence ATGAAAAAACTAAGGTTGATAATGGTAGGAATAGAAGGCTCAGTAAATTTAGGGTATTTATTAAGGCTTTCAGAAAACTTCGATGTTGATGAGACTTACTTAGTTCATCCGCTTGCAAGTGCTTATGAATCTTTTAGATGGGCAGTAAAGGCCTCAAATAAAATATACGATGTTAATATTGTTGATAGCCTAGATAAGGCATTAGAAGGAGTAGATTTATCTATTTGTACATCAGATGAAAGTTCTGCAAGGGATGTTTTAAGGATTCCTATTACACCAAGGCAAGCTTCTGAACTTGCAGAAAAAGTTAATGGAAGAGTTGCATTAGTATTGGGTAGAGAAAGCGTTGGGTTGACTAGAGATGAATTAAAGAAGTGCAACCTATTATGTACAATACCATCATCTAAAAAATATACCGCATTAAATGTATCAAATGCAGGAGCGATAATGCTATATGAACTCTATTTGGCGAAAAACAAGGAATCAAAATTTGAACTTGCTGATAAAAAAACTGTTGATCTTATAGAAGCTTATGCTAAGGCATTAGTATATGATTCATTTGAACAGAATGAATTAGAAGATATAATACTTGCAGTCAAAAAAGTTGTTTCTAAATCTGAAAAAGGTGAAGCTAGCAGAATACTGAAATTCATAAGTAAGATTTGTTTGAAATATGGATGTAAGGATAAGTTAAATGATTACATATCAAAAGACGTAAGAAATGATTAG
- a CDS encoding ribosome biogenesis/translation initiation ATPase RLI codes for MVRVAVIDEDSCKPKKCNYECISVCPVNKSKKGIAIDADMPSKGKPTIYEDVCIGCGLCIKACPFDAISIVNLPEELEEEAVHRYSINGFKLYSLPIPKAGQVVGILGKNGTGKTTAIKILAGELKPNLGILDRDVEYDEIIKRFRGSELQTYFQKIANKKIKAAHKIQYIDLVPRHLKGDVKTLLKKADERGIALDLGKQLNLDKIYDRDVRNLSGGELQKLVIAATLSKEADIYIFDEPSSYLDVKERINVSKIIMNEAKGNKYFLIVEHDLAVLDYLSDFIHIIYGDPGVYGIVSKPYGVRVGINNYLDGYLPSENMRIRKEPIQFRKIASESIVDANNKPYKYLEWDNVSISRGSFKLDVDSGYVMNGEVIGIIGPNAIGKTTFIKFLAGEIKPENGNIITYKELKISYKPQYIGPEMFQEGLTVEDILRNANPESIIPNSWLYLELIQKLNLNRMFDREARSLSGGEMQKLAIAATLSSNADLYLLDEPSAHLDVEERLAIAKIIRRLTEIRKVTAFVAEHDIIILDFISDRIIVFNGNPGIYGHAEVPKDTKKAMNQLLSDLKITIRRDSESGRPRINKEGSYLDRLQKTKGEFYATT; via the coding sequence ATGGTAAGAGTTGCAGTAATCGATGAAGACAGCTGCAAACCAAAGAAATGCAATTACGAATGTATAAGTGTTTGTCCCGTTAATAAAAGCAAGAAAGGAATTGCAATAGATGCCGATATGCCATCAAAAGGCAAGCCAACAATATATGAAGATGTCTGCATAGGATGCGGTTTATGTATAAAAGCCTGCCCCTTTGATGCAATATCAATAGTTAATTTACCTGAAGAACTTGAAGAAGAAGCAGTGCATAGATATTCTATTAACGGTTTCAAACTGTACAGCTTACCTATACCTAAGGCAGGTCAAGTTGTAGGTATTCTAGGTAAGAACGGCACTGGGAAAACTACTGCAATAAAAATTCTTGCTGGAGAATTAAAGCCTAATCTAGGGATACTAGATAGAGATGTAGAATATGATGAAATTATAAAAAGATTTAGAGGGAGTGAATTACAAACATATTTCCAAAAAATAGCCAATAAAAAAATCAAGGCGGCACATAAAATACAATACATAGATTTGGTCCCAAGGCATCTAAAAGGTGATGTTAAGACCTTATTAAAAAAGGCTGATGAAAGAGGCATAGCATTAGATTTGGGCAAGCAATTAAATCTAGATAAAATATATGATAGAGATGTTAGAAATTTAAGCGGTGGAGAACTTCAAAAGCTGGTAATAGCAGCTACTTTAAGTAAAGAAGCGGATATCTATATATTTGACGAACCTAGTAGTTATCTAGACGTCAAAGAAAGAATTAATGTTTCTAAAATAATAATGAATGAAGCCAAAGGTAATAAGTATTTTTTAATAGTAGAGCATGATTTAGCTGTTTTAGATTACCTAAGTGATTTCATACATATAATATATGGAGATCCAGGGGTATATGGTATTGTTTCAAAGCCTTATGGAGTAAGAGTTGGAATAAACAACTACCTAGATGGTTACTTGCCTTCAGAGAACATGAGAATAAGAAAAGAACCAATACAATTTAGAAAAATCGCCTCAGAAAGCATAGTCGATGCAAACAATAAGCCATATAAATACTTAGAATGGGATAATGTAAGTATATCAAGAGGTTCATTTAAGCTAGATGTAGATTCTGGGTATGTTATGAATGGGGAAGTCATTGGAATCATTGGTCCAAATGCTATAGGGAAAACAACCTTCATTAAATTCTTAGCTGGAGAAATAAAACCTGAAAATGGTAATATAATAACATATAAAGAACTAAAAATTAGCTATAAACCTCAATACATTGGTCCTGAAATGTTCCAAGAAGGACTAACTGTTGAAGATATATTAAGAAATGCAAATCCAGAATCAATAATACCTAATTCATGGCTATACCTAGAATTAATACAAAAACTAAACTTAAATAGAATGTTTGATAGAGAGGCTAGATCTTTAAGTGGGGGAGAAATGCAAAAGCTTGCTATTGCTGCAACATTAAGTTCAAATGCTGATCTTTATTTACTAGACGAACCTTCTGCCCATTTAGATGTTGAAGAAAGACTTGCAATCGCAAAAATAATTAGAAGATTAACAGAAATAAGGAAGGTTACAGCTTTTGTTGCAGAACATGATATAATTATACTAGATTTTATAAGCGATAGGATAATTGTATTTAATGGTAACCCAGGTATTTATGGACATGCTGAAGTTCCAAAAGATACAAAGAAGGCTATGAACCAATTACTTTCAGATCTAAAAATTACTATTAGAAGAGATTCAGAAAGTGGAAGACCTAGAATAAATAAGGAGGGTTCTTATTTAGATAGATTGCAGAAAACAAAAGGGGAATTTTACGCAACCACATAA
- a CDS encoding metal-dependent hydrolase produces the protein MGSLIYYGHSAFEINSDGKKILIDPWITNPKSVTKPEKFKDVDLIVLTHGHDDHIGDTLEIMKNNPKSKVVAIFELANYIAEKLNDEHRAIGGNMGGPIIVDNIKIALVPANHSSEGYGAPTGAVIITKEGTIYHAGDTGITSEMQLIGEIYKPDIALLPIGGHFTMDHNEAAKAVEMIKPKVAIPMHYGTFPVLYGDPEEFRKIVISRGLNTNVVILKPGDKYEFNF, from the coding sequence ATGGGTAGCTTAATTTATTATGGACATTCTGCGTTTGAAATAAATTCCGATGGCAAGAAAATATTAATAGATCCTTGGATTACAAATCCAAAATCGGTAACAAAACCAGAAAAATTTAAAGATGTAGATTTGATTGTTTTGACACATGGTCATGATGATCATATAGGAGATACATTGGAAATCATGAAAAACAATCCTAAATCAAAAGTTGTCGCAATATTCGAATTAGCCAATTATATAGCAGAAAAGCTAAACGATGAGCATAGGGCTATTGGAGGTAATATGGGGGGTCCTATTATTGTAGATAACATAAAAATAGCACTAGTTCCTGCAAATCATAGTAGCGAAGGTTATGGCGCCCCCACGGGTGCGGTCATTATTACTAAAGAAGGAACTATATATCATGCTGGAGACACTGGAATTACATCTGAAATGCAATTAATTGGAGAAATATACAAGCCTGATATAGCATTGTTACCTATAGGAGGTCATTTTACTATGGATCATAACGAAGCAGCCAAAGCTGTTGAAATGATTAAGCCTAAGGTTGCAATACCTATGCATTACGGTACATTCCCCGTATTATATGGAGATCCAGAAGAATTTAGGAAAATAGTTATATCAAGAGGATTAAATACAAATGTTGTTATATTGAAGCCTGGAGATAAATATGAATTTAATTTTTAA
- the map gene encoding type II methionyl aminopeptidase yields MFSNEEIEKLIKAGKIGAEARDLGASLVKPGASSREICDEVENYIIKKGADIAFPCNLSINEIAAHYTPGIEDDMKIPSMGIIKIDVGASIDGYLSDTATSVIIGDQFKELAMSVKKALENVINIMKPNISIYDIGKTIEMSIKSQGFRPIKNLTGHTISRYNLHAGESIPNYPDRTMFYKRLRPGTQVAIEPFGTFGKGFVIDGPKAFIYSLTGRKPKNISEDAKQLLEYIEKKYNALPFAARWLIKEFEKSKVEDLLNELTMQKALVDYPILIEAGRGIVAQYEHTFLILNDRVIVTTL; encoded by the coding sequence ATGTTTAGTAATGAAGAAATAGAGAAGTTAATTAAGGCAGGTAAAATAGGTGCTGAAGCAAGAGATCTTGGTGCATCTTTAGTAAAACCTGGGGCTAGTTCTAGAGAAATATGTGATGAGGTAGAAAACTATATTATAAAAAAGGGGGCTGATATTGCATTTCCATGTAATTTATCAATTAATGAAATTGCAGCTCATTACACCCCTGGTATAGAAGATGATATGAAAATTCCTAGTATGGGTATTATAAAAATAGATGTTGGAGCAAGCATTGATGGTTATTTATCTGATACTGCAACATCTGTTATTATAGGGGATCAATTTAAGGAACTTGCAATGTCTGTAAAGAAGGCTTTGGAAAATGTAATTAATATAATGAAACCAAATATATCAATCTATGATATAGGAAAAACGATAGAAATGTCGATTAAAAGTCAAGGATTTAGACCAATAAAAAATTTAACCGGACATACCATATCTAGATATAATTTACATGCTGGAGAAAGCATACCAAATTATCCGGATAGAACAATGTTTTATAAAAGATTAAGGCCGGGAACTCAAGTTGCTATTGAACCATTTGGTACATTTGGAAAAGGATTTGTAATAGATGGCCCGAAAGCATTTATATATTCGTTAACAGGCAGAAAACCAAAAAATATTTCTGAAGATGCAAAGCAATTGCTAGAATATATTGAAAAGAAATATAACGCCTTACCATTTGCTGCAAGATGGCTGATAAAAGAATTTGAAAAATCCAAAGTGGAGGATCTATTAAATGAGTTAACTATGCAGAAAGCATTGGTGGATTATCCAATACTTATTGAGGCAGGTAGGGGAATAGTAGCACAATATGAACATACGTTTTTGATTCTTAACGATAGAGTAATTGTAACAACTCTATAA
- a CDS encoding DUF1512 domain-containing protein, with translation MGLLVGITAIENWVYLLINVVWVLIFVLYLFGFGNYLQVYWWKADIKNKLAILNDMANTARNKTIEFMNKNKAKDASRTLDRLIDFFAIDPVNIEPTDIINRLRHIVNLRDTKFKQTFEISMPESNEVARSIASTAAEISSALFLIYKYVQHILLSSDKTKNWYMIMYLSLMMPQIMQIASIYRKALDDFLEGVPVGDGAGPIVALKLSNYKNDWREIDEDTVATETEYNGRKIILVKAKGPGSTVGRPGEATAKIIKEALAKGEKVSLLITVDAALKFEGEETGSVAEGVGAAIGDPGPEKIMFERIATEYNIPLRAVIIKMGMEEAIMAMDKKILDGTDKAVERVKQIMEEESKPGETVVIAGIGNTSGVGQ, from the coding sequence GTGGGTCTATTGGTCGGTATTACAGCTATAGAAAATTGGGTTTATCTGCTAATTAACGTAGTATGGGTGTTGATATTTGTACTATATTTATTTGGTTTTGGAAATTATTTACAAGTATATTGGTGGAAGGCAGATATAAAGAATAAACTAGCTATTTTAAACGATATGGCTAATACTGCTAGAAATAAAACTATTGAATTTATGAATAAAAATAAAGCAAAAGATGCGTCTAGGACATTAGATAGGCTTATTGATTTCTTTGCTATAGATCCTGTTAACATAGAACCTACAGATATAATAAATAGGTTGAGACATATTGTAAATTTAAGAGATACTAAATTTAAACAGACTTTTGAAATATCTATGCCAGAATCTAATGAAGTCGCTAGGAGTATAGCATCTACTGCGGCTGAAATATCATCTGCATTATTTTTAATATATAAATATGTTCAGCATATATTATTGAGCAGTGATAAAACTAAAAATTGGTATATGATTATGTATCTTTCCTTAATGATGCCTCAAATTATGCAGATCGCTAGTATTTATAGAAAAGCTCTTGATGATTTTCTAGAGGGGGTCCCAGTAGGAGATGGGGCAGGTCCGATTGTTGCACTTAAATTAAGCAACTATAAAAATGATTGGAGAGAAATAGATGAGGATACAGTTGCAACAGAAACAGAATATAATGGTAGAAAAATCATACTTGTTAAAGCTAAAGGTCCTGGTTCAACAGTTGGGAGACCTGGAGAAGCAACAGCAAAAATTATTAAAGAAGCTTTGGCTAAAGGAGAAAAAGTTTCTTTGTTAATAACAGTCGATGCAGCATTAAAATTTGAAGGAGAAGAAACAGGTAGTGTAGCAGAAGGTGTTGGTGCAGCTATAGGGGATCCTGGACCTGAAAAAATAATGTTTGAAAGAATTGCAACAGAATATAATATACCTTTAAGAGCAGTAATAATTAAGATGGGTATGGAAGAAGCTATAATGGCTATGGATAAGAAAATATTAGATGGTACTGATAAAGCTGTTGAAAGAGTTAAACAAATAATGGAGGAAGAATCTAAACCAGGAGAAACAGTTGTTATCGCTGGTATTGGTAATACATCGGGTGTTGGCCAATGA
- a CDS encoding transcription factor S, with protein sequence MMFCPKCGSLMKPKHIGGKLYLVCPKCGYKTEVDQNSLSNTLKVKEKIQHTPKDKTIVVDSQAPPPTAQIVKGSIRCPRCGNDELLAWMIQTRAADEPPTRFYRCTKCGYTWREYA encoded by the coding sequence ATGATGTTTTGTCCAAAATGTGGAAGCTTAATGAAACCCAAGCACATTGGTGGTAAGCTTTATTTAGTTTGTCCAAAATGTGGATATAAAACAGAAGTAGATCAAAATAGTTTATCAAATACACTTAAAGTAAAGGAGAAAATACAACATACCCCAAAGGATAAAACTATTGTGGTAGATTCTCAAGCACCTCCGCCTACGGCTCAGATAGTAAAGGGAAGTATTAGATGTCCTAGGTGTGGAAACGATGAATTGCTAGCGTGGATGATACAAACAAGAGCCGCCGATGAACCTCCAACTAGATTTTATAGATGCACTAAATGTGGTTACACATGGAGAGAATATGCTTAA